Proteins encoded in a region of the Leopardus geoffroyi isolate Oge1 chromosome E2, O.geoffroyi_Oge1_pat1.0, whole genome shotgun sequence genome:
- the TMEM150B gene encoding modulator of macroautophagy TMEM150B isoform X3 has translation MVWAEEAIAFGEGSSDEMSTPRSPFPPTLSLPTGEFQQLSRGRERGRQVRARRPGQQGPTSSSIRTETTPSTESDPWAWILRSQRSLPGWTLALPQHHPAPRPSPAPFSTSPTAPRPRTGPGVPEGAGSGQVPHRRKRKREKERGSWLSTCPAEPGMWGYLSLLPAFLAVWAITGVWTVFALAVANRAVNLTEGFPYISLCGSYPPQSCIFSQLLNMGAAMAAWICIIRYHQLRDLGVGKWFNLLILWTGLLCALGTSVVGNFQQKNQLPTHLTGAFFAFFVGNLYFWMQHLLFWWMKSLPQPGPPWIGPLRLGLCSLCTILMVTMVILHSWLLRSASAACEWAVAMLLFTLFGLFAVDFSGLDGCTLTLRPGPSLSSPPASPISLQIPL, from the exons ATGGTCTGGGCAGAGGAAGCAATTGCTTTCGGGGAAGGCTCATCGGATGAGATGTCAACACCAAGgtctcccttcccacccaccctgaGCCTGCCCACCGGGGAATTCCAGCAGCTgtccagaggaagggagaggggaaggcaaGTGAGGGCGAGGAGGCCGGGTCAGCAAGGCCCTACATCCAGCAGCATAAGGACGGAAACTActcccagcacagagtctgaccccTGGGCCTGGATTCTGAGGTCCCAGAGGAG CCTCCCGGGCTGGACTTTGGCTCTGCCACAGCACCACCCAGCTCCACGCCCGTCCCCTGCTCCCTTTTCAACCTCTCCCACAGCCCCCAGGCCCAGGACTGGCCCAGGAGTGCCAGAGGGAGCAGGTTCAGGACAG GTTCCTCAccggagaaagagaaagagagagaaagagagaggttcGTGGCTCTCTACTTGCCCTGCAGAGCCCGGCATGTGGGGCTACCTGTCCCTGCTGCCTGCTTTCCTGGCCGTCTGGGCTATCACTGGAGTCTGGACTGT TTTTGCCCTTGCAGTGGCCAACAGGGCTGTGAACCTCACCGAGGGTTTCCCCTATATCAG CCTCTGTGGATCTTACCCCCCTCAGAGCTGCATCTTCAGCCAGCTGCTCAACATGGGAGCTGCTATGG ccgCCTGGATCTGCATTATCCGTTACCACCAGCTCCGGGACTTGGGGGTCGGAAAGTGGTTTAACCTGCTGATCCTGTGGACCGGACTCCTGTGTGCCCTGGGCACCTCCGTGGTGGGCAATTTCCAG CAAAAGAACCAGCTGCCCACGCACCTGACAGGGGCCTTCTTCGCCTTCTTCGTGGGCAACCTGTACTTCTGGATGCAGCATTTACTCTTCTGGTGGATGAAGAGcctgccccagcctgggcctCCCTGGATCGGGCCACTCCGCCTGGGCCTCTGCAGCCTCTGCACCATCCTTATGGTGACCA TGGTCATCCTCCACTCCTGGCTGCTGCGCTCGGCCTCTGCTGCCTGCGAGTGGGCCGTGGCCATGCTGCTGTTCACGCTCTTTGGCCTGTTTGCTGTGGACTTCTCCGGCCTGGACGGCTGCACCCTGACTCTCCGGCCGGGCCCCAGCCTCAGCTCTCCACCCGCCTCCCCCATCTCCCTGCAGATCCCCCTGTGA
- the TMEM150B gene encoding modulator of macroautophagy TMEM150B isoform X1 → MVWAEEAIAFGEGSSDEMSTPRSPFPPTLSLPTGEFQQLSRGRERGRQVRARRPGQQGPTSSSIRTETTPSTESDPWAWILRSQRSLPGWTLALPQHHPAPRPSPAPFSTSPTAPRPRTGPGVPEGAGSGQVPHRRKRKREKERGSWLSTCPAEPGMWGYLSLLPAFLAVWAITGVWTVFALAVANRAVNLTEGFPYIRAASSASCSTWELLWESGSGAPAHFPLLPAAWICIIRYHQLRDLGVGKWFNLLILWTGLLCALGTSVVGNFQQKNQLPTHLTGAFFAFFVGNLYFWMQHLLFWWMKSLPQPGPPWIGPLRLGLCSLCTILMVTMVILHSWLLRSASAACEWAVAMLLFTLFGLFAVDFSGLDGCTLTLRPGPSLSSPPASPISLQIPL, encoded by the exons ATGGTCTGGGCAGAGGAAGCAATTGCTTTCGGGGAAGGCTCATCGGATGAGATGTCAACACCAAGgtctcccttcccacccaccctgaGCCTGCCCACCGGGGAATTCCAGCAGCTgtccagaggaagggagaggggaaggcaaGTGAGGGCGAGGAGGCCGGGTCAGCAAGGCCCTACATCCAGCAGCATAAGGACGGAAACTActcccagcacagagtctgaccccTGGGCCTGGATTCTGAGGTCCCAGAGGAG CCTCCCGGGCTGGACTTTGGCTCTGCCACAGCACCACCCAGCTCCACGCCCGTCCCCTGCTCCCTTTTCAACCTCTCCCACAGCCCCCAGGCCCAGGACTGGCCCAGGAGTGCCAGAGGGAGCAGGTTCAGGACAG GTTCCTCAccggagaaagagaaagagagagaaagagagaggttcGTGGCTCTCTACTTGCCCTGCAGAGCCCGGCATGTGGGGCTACCTGTCCCTGCTGCCTGCTTTCCTGGCCGTCTGGGCTATCACTGGAGTCTGGACTGT TTTTGCCCTTGCAGTGGCCAACAGGGCTGTGAACCTCACCGAGGGTTTCCCCTATATCAG AGCTGCATCTTCAGCCAGCTGCTCAACATGGGAGCTGCTATGG GAGTCCGGGTCCGGGGCTCCCGCCcacttccctctcctcccagccgCCTGGATCTGCATTATCCGTTACCACCAGCTCCGGGACTTGGGGGTCGGAAAGTGGTTTAACCTGCTGATCCTGTGGACCGGACTCCTGTGTGCCCTGGGCACCTCCGTGGTGGGCAATTTCCAG CAAAAGAACCAGCTGCCCACGCACCTGACAGGGGCCTTCTTCGCCTTCTTCGTGGGCAACCTGTACTTCTGGATGCAGCATTTACTCTTCTGGTGGATGAAGAGcctgccccagcctgggcctCCCTGGATCGGGCCACTCCGCCTGGGCCTCTGCAGCCTCTGCACCATCCTTATGGTGACCA TGGTCATCCTCCACTCCTGGCTGCTGCGCTCGGCCTCTGCTGCCTGCGAGTGGGCCGTGGCCATGCTGCTGTTCACGCTCTTTGGCCTGTTTGCTGTGGACTTCTCCGGCCTGGACGGCTGCACCCTGACTCTCCGGCCGGGCCCCAGCCTCAGCTCTCCACCCGCCTCCCCCATCTCCCTGCAGATCCCCCTGTGA